CCCGCCGAGACCCGACGCAATGTGGTCACGCAGGGCATTTCACTCAACGATCTGGTCGATCGTGAGTTCAGCGTAGGCTCAGTTCGTATGCGCGGCACCATGTTGTGTGAGCCTTGTAAGTATCTCCAACAACTCACTGGTCTGCCAGTGGTTGAGGGCTATCTCAACCGTGGCGGTCTCTGCGCAGAGATTTTAACAGCTGGTGTCATCAAACTCGGGGATCAAATTGTCGGTCACTAGTTGGCTTGTTCGTCCATGCCAATTTTGACGGGGCCGTGGTCGTCGCAGTGGTCTTCATGTGGATGATGAAGGTTGCCGTTGACGAGATAGTCGAAGTGATCGCCATGGGGCACCATTTCGTGTCCGCAGCTAGGTCCATGGATATGCTCTTCTAACTGGCAGTCATTGAGCGGGCAACAAACATCTGGATTGAGCTCTGATACTTCAATCTGGTGTGCAACGCAGCCACTATCGAACTGATGCTCAAGGCGGCCGTCGACAAGGTAGTCAACATGATTTTGGTGGCCAATCGCGGTATGGCCGCAGTGAGGGCCATGCGTATGTGTCTTGCGAGGACCAGATGTGCAGAATTCAGCGGCGTTTGTTTTTTCGGTCGTTTCCATGCCAATGCTCCTTATATCCTCTATAGGTAGATCTCTATTGCATCTTGTGAGGCCTGGGTA
This window of the Phycisphaerales bacterium genome carries:
- a CDS encoding MOSC domain-containing protein, whose product is MAGQIIEINLASDQGVPAIAYEQAQVVPGQGIHGDRKLKDAAGESPGAYLRQITLIEKEQVDRFNEVYGASMTPAETRRNVVTQGISLNDLVDREFSVGSVRMRGTMLCEPCKYLQQLTGLPVVEGYLNRGGLCAEILTAGVIKLGDQIVGH